In Antechinus flavipes isolate AdamAnt ecotype Samford, QLD, Australia chromosome 3, AdamAnt_v2, whole genome shotgun sequence, a genomic segment contains:
- the PIGV gene encoding GPI mannosyltransferase 2: MQSGDPSWREVLRFAVVCRSLTLVLQALFNAVIPDHAADAFSPPCLEPAGLGDRLVEWLLGGLSRWDSEHFLFIAEHGYVYEHNFAFFPGFPLALRAGAELLLWPLQGLLTLRSRLLLAAALLNGLFSVLAALALYELGCLVLRARRLALLSALLFCLSPANVFLAASYSESLFALLVFSAMGQLERGRDGRSALLFALATGVRSNGIVNAGFLAHAQCRRFLSSLSAGDLPRALWRALRLAAFLLLTALGLGLPFALFQLYAYSQFCLPHAARLLPEPLVQLAKDKGYRVPAGDQPSWCAWRLPLVYSYVQDVYWNVGFLRYFELQQVPNFLLAGPVAMLGAWAAWTYVTANLQHCFTLGLLSKAGRGDEKPRSGFHSPQVFVYLAHSTALLLFGALCMHVQVLTRFLGSSTPIVYWFPAHLLQDWEPLLWTQDAMPGKVSAMHSLLGQRAPENPIWGLVCKWRACSPVTRAILAYFLSYWLLGLLLHCNFLPWT, from the exons ATGCAGTCTGGGGACCCGTCCTGGAGAGAGGTGCTGAGATTTGCAGTGGTCTGCCGCTCCTTAACGTTGGTCCTCCAG GCCCTGTTCAATGCTGTCATCCCGGATCATGCTGCAGATGCCTTCTCCCCACCCTGCCTGGAGCCTGCCGGCCTTGGGGACCGGCTTGTGGAATGGCTGCTGGGGGGCTTGTCGCGCTGGGACTCGGAGCACTTCCTCTTCATCGCAGAGCATGGCTACGTCTACGAACACAACTTCGCTTTCTTCCCAGGCTTCCCCCTGGCCCTGCGTGCCGGGGCCGAGCTGCTGCTGTGGCCCCTGCAGGGGCTGCTCACCCTCCGCAGTCGCCTCTTGTTGGCAGCGGCCCTGCTCAACGGCCTGTTCTCGGTGCTGGCTGCCTTAGCCCTCTATGAGCTGGGCTGCCTGGTGCTGCGTGCCCGCCGCCTGGCCCTCCTCTCGGCTCTGCTCTTCTGCCTCAGCCCCGCCAATGTCTTCCTGGCGGCAAGCTACTCCGAGAGCCTCTTTGCCCTGCTGGTCTTCAGCGCCATGGGCCAGCTGGAGAGGGGCCGCGACGGCCGGAGCGCCCTCCTCTTTGCCCTGGCCACTGGTGTGCGTTCCAACGGGATCGTCAACGCTGGCTTCCTTGCCCACGCCCAGTGCCGGCGCTTCTTGTCTTCTCTGTCTGCGGGGGACCTTCCCAGGGCCCTGTGGAGAGCCCTGAGGCTGGCGGCCTTTCTGCTGCTGACAGCTCTGGGCCTTGGGCTTCCCTTCGCTCTGTTCCAGCTCTATGCCTACAGCCAGTTCTGCCTGCCCCACGCAGCCCGCCTCCTCCCCGAGCCCCTCGTACAGCTGGCCAAGGACAAAGGCTACCGGGTCCCAGCCGGCGACCAGCCCAGCTGGTGCGCCTGGCGCTTGCCCTTGGTATACAGCTACGTCCAGGATGTCTACTGGAATGTAGGCTTCCTGAGGTACTTTGAGCTCCAGCAAGTGCCCAATTTCCTCCTGGCGGGGCCAGTGGCAATGCTCGGGGCCTGGGCGGCCTGGACCTACGTGACCGCCAACCTCCAACACTGCTTCACACTTGGACTTCTGAGCAAGGCGGGCAGGGGCGACGAGAAGCCCCGCTCTGGGTTCCACAGCCCCCAGGTGTTTGTGTACCTGGCTCACTCCACGGCCCTGCTGTTGTTCGGAGCCCTGTGTATGCATGTGCAG GTTCTCACCAGATTCTTGGGCTCCTCCACTCCCATTGTCTACTGGTTTCCAGCTCACTTGCTCCAGGACTGGGAGCCCCTGTTGTGGACTCAAGATGCTATGCCTGGGAAGGTCTCTGCCATGCACTCCCTATTGGGACAAAGAGCCCCAGAGAATCCTATTTGGGGACTTGTGTGCAAATGGAGAGCTTGCTCTCCAGTCACACGGGCCATTCTGGCTTATTTCCTCTCTTACTGGCTCCTGGGACTGCTCCTGCACTGTAATTTCCTGCCTTGGACGTGA